A window from Megalops cyprinoides isolate fMegCyp1 chromosome 8, fMegCyp1.pri, whole genome shotgun sequence encodes these proteins:
- the LOC118782237 gene encoding ankyrin repeat domain-containing protein 34C-like: MEDMPEVRTDGNSLLKAAWLRRLRLTRLLLEGGAYINESNDRGETALMLACMSRHSDQQSVSKAKLVKYLLENKADPNIQDRAGKTALMHACSHKAGHEVASLLLSNGADPSLEDHGGASALVHAINADDKDTLKLLLDSCKAKGKDVIIITTDKSASGAKTTKQYLNIPPSPELEERQSPALCTSPSEIDIKTSPTPSNGKLQETVFSFQNKRVAPPTAKPPNPPGSPTRRPANPKRARLPQLKRLQSEPWGLIAPSVLASASQQESRRASSDEDVVTGVNGLYLGRRAPLSRHNSMEGKDCSFPSVGDHCSPATLSTSSAPTSRRTSYEKSLLQLQALMRRVAVQDHDGGGVSVGSPSCLRDTVYRRRLGNEHYDSDSQLYSDSALPDSPKAPPEKRKQNSSPLALLMGSRESLDSNASSSPGVARRRAPGVLERRGSGTLLLDHISHTRPGHLPPLNVNPNPPIPDIRASIKPSSSFTICHSSIIPVAPSSPKRGFPKPKKTLVRRHSMQVEQMKQLSNFEEVTNP; the protein is encoded by the coding sequence ATGGAGGACATGCCGGAGGTGCGGACAGATGGGAACTCGCTCCTGAAGGCGGCATGGCTGCGCCGTTTACGCCTGACCAGGCTCCTCCTGGAGGGCGGGGCCTACATCAACGAGAGCAACGACCGCGGGGAGACAGCCTTGATGCTGGCCTGCATGTCCAGGCACTCCGACCAGCAGAGCGTCAGCAAGGCCAAGCTGGTCAAGTACCTGCTGGAGAACAAGGCCGACCCCAACATCCAGGACCGAGCCGGCAAGACGGCACTCATGCACGCCTGCAGTCACAAGGCCGGCCATGAGGTGGCGTCCCTCCTCCTGTCCAATGGGGCCGACCCCAGCCTGGAGGACCACGGCGGGGCCTCGGCTCTCGTCCATGCCATCAACGCGGATGACAAGGACACTCTGAAACTGCTGCTGGACAGCTGCAAGGCCAAGGGCAAagatgtcatcatcatcaccacgGACAAGTCCGCCTCCGGAGCCAAAACCACCAAGCAGTACCTGAATATCCCGCCCTCCCCTGAGCTAGAGGAGAGGCAATCCCCTGCGCTCTGCACCTCCCCCTCCGAGATCGACATAAAAACATCCCCGACACCCAGCAACGGAAAGCTGCAGGAGACCGTCTTCAGTTTCCAGAACAAACGGGTGGCTCCCCCCACCGCCAAACCCCCAAACCCACCGGGATCTCCCACGAGAAGACCCGCTAACCCCAAACGGGCTCGGCTGCCCCAGCTGAAACGGCTGCAGTCGGAGCCCTGGGGTCTGATCGCCCCCTCCGTGTTGGCCTCCGCGTcacagcaggagagcaggagagccaGCTCTGACGAGGACGTGGTGACCGGGGTGAACGGCCTGTATCTGGGCAGGAGGGCGCCCCTCTCCCGCCACAACAGCATGGAGGGTAAAGACTGCTCCTTCCCCTCGGTGGGGGACCACTGCTCCCCTGCGACGCTCTCCACCTCGTCCGCTCCCACGTCCCGCAGGACGTCATACGAGAAGTCGCTACTGCAGCTACAGGCGCTGATGCGGCGTGTTGCTGTTCAGGATCACGACGGCGGTGGCGTCTCGGTCGGCAGCCCCTCCTGTCTGAGGGACACAGTGTATCGGCGGCGCCTGGGAAACGAGCACTATGACTCAGACTCCCAGCTGTACTCTGACTCGGCCCTGCCGGACTCGCCCAAGGCTCCGCCGGAGAAACGGAAGCAGAACTCGTCCCCCCTGGCTCTGCTCATGGGCTCTCGCGAGTCACTGGACAGCAATGCCAGCTCGTCCCCGGGCGTGGCCCGGCGCCGGGCACCGGGCGTCCTGGAGAGGCGGGGCTCTGGGACTCTGCTCCTGGACCACATCTCGCACACTCGGCCGGGCCACCTGCCCCCCCTCAACgtcaaccccaacccccccatcccagaCATCAGAGCCAGCATcaagccctcctcctccttcaccatCTGCCACAGTTCGATCATCCCTGTAGCGCCCAGCTCACCAAAGAGAGGCTTCCCCAAGCCCAAGAAGACACTGGTGAGGAGGCATTCCATGCAAGTGGAGCAGATGAAGCAGCTCTCCAACTTTGAGGAGGTGACAAATCCATAA